CGTCAGTGGAAGTTCAAGCGCGGATTCGGGAGCTGATTAAACTGGCGAAAGAACAAGGTTATCTCACGTTCGACGATCTGAACGAGGCATTACCGGAGGGAGTCACCGACGCCGATGAACTCGATCTGATTCTCACGCGTCTGCGCCGCTTGGAAATCGACATTATTGAGGCCTCCGAAGTTGACCGGTACAGGGACGGCAAAAAAGACGTCGACGAGGAAGAGGAAGAAGAAGAAGGCAGAGCGGCACCCAAAGTTGATATTCTTGATGACCCGGTGCGGATGTATTTGAAGCAGATGGGGCAGGTCCCACTGCTGACTCGAGACCAGGAAGTCCAAATCTCGAAGCGAATTGAGGAGGCTGAAGGGATGGTACAAAAACATCTCAGCCGCTTCGGCTTTGTTGCCCGCGGGCATCTAGATCTCGCCCGGAAACTCATCGAAGGCCGGGAACGGTTCGATCGTGTGATCCTCGATAAAAAAATCGAGAGCCGCGAGAGATACATGAAGAACCTGCCACACTTGTGTAAGCAGGTGGAGCAATTCAGTGCATCCATTAGCCGGCACTTTTCCGAGCTTGTGCGCGACCTTTCAAAGAAGGTTTCACAAAAGCGCAGGGGACTGCAAAGAACGATGGCCACCCTGCAAAAGATTTACCCTCGTTTTTACCTTAAGCAGCGGGTTACCGAAGAATTCGTGCACCTCGCCGACGAGGCGCACCACACCTCGTTATATCTCCAGACGGAGCTCGCCAAAAATCCTCGCAGCAAGAAGCGGCGGTTACAGCTTCAGACCAAGGTCCGCGATTTGGAAATCAGCTTGTGGTTTTCGCTTTCCGATTATTCCGAGGAATATCGGACGCTGAAAACCTGGTTGCGCCAGGCATTCAAAGCCAAAACCGAAATGGTCGAGGCCAATCTTCGTCTTGTTATTTCCATTGCGAAGAAATACACCAATCGCGGTTTGTCGTTTCTCGACCTGATCCAGGAAGGAAACATGGGACTGATGAAGGCAGTCGAGAAGTTTGAGTATCGGCGCGGATACAAGTTTTCGACCTATGCGACCTGGTGGATTCGCCAGGCAATTACCCGGTCCATCGCCGACCAGGCGCGCACGATCCGAATTCCGGTGCACATGATTGAGACGATCAACAAACTCTTGCGCGTGCAAAAACAGCTTGTGCAGGAGTATGGGCGGGAGCCCACGCCTGAGGAAGTAGCTGAGGAAGTCTTGCTGCCAGTGGACCGGGTTCGGGCCGTGCTGAAGATGGCCCAGCAACCGATCTCGCTGCAGTCACCGGTAGGCGAGAGCGAGGAAACCAACTTTGGCGATTTCATCGAGGACAGGGGCGCCGAAAACCCGAGCGACATGACTGCGATCGTTTTGCTCAAGGAAAAAATCAAGGATGTCCTGGAAACGCTCACCGACCGAGAACGGCAAGTCCTCGAGCAACGATTCGGCCTCGTCGACGGCTACAGCCGAACGTTGGAAGAAGTAGGTCGACAGTTCCAAGTTACCCGGGAGCGGATCCGCCAGATCGAAGCAAAGGCCCTGCGCAAAATGCGGCATCCAACCCGGATTCGGCAACTGGAAGGTTTCCTTGAGGCGCCGGGAATTTGAACATAATTTTCGGCCACGTTATAGCGCA
The nucleotide sequence above comes from Terriglobia bacterium. Encoded proteins:
- the rpoD gene encoding RNA polymerase sigma factor RpoD produces the protein MEVQARIRELIKLAKEQGYLTFDDLNEALPEGVTDADELDLILTRLRRLEIDIIEASEVDRYRDGKKDVDEEEEEEEGRAAPKVDILDDPVRMYLKQMGQVPLLTRDQEVQISKRIEEAEGMVQKHLSRFGFVARGHLDLARKLIEGRERFDRVILDKKIESRERYMKNLPHLCKQVEQFSASISRHFSELVRDLSKKVSQKRRGLQRTMATLQKIYPRFYLKQRVTEEFVHLADEAHHTSLYLQTELAKNPRSKKRRLQLQTKVRDLEISLWFSLSDYSEEYRTLKTWLRQAFKAKTEMVEANLRLVISIAKKYTNRGLSFLDLIQEGNMGLMKAVEKFEYRRGYKFSTYATWWIRQAITRSIADQARTIRIPVHMIETINKLLRVQKQLVQEYGREPTPEEVAEEVLLPVDRVRAVLKMAQQPISLQSPVGESEETNFGDFIEDRGAENPSDMTAIVLLKEKIKDVLETLTDRERQVLEQRFGLVDGYSRTLEEVGRQFQVTRERIRQIEAKALRKMRHPTRIRQLEGFLEAPGI